A stretch of the Amycolatopsis sp. BJA-103 genome encodes the following:
- a CDS encoding spermidine synthase produces MTDVLDTVAGKSGELVLRRAGNDFEVIANGVFLMDTRNGESERLLVSVAADLVPGKARMLIGGLGVGYSLRAALDHPGVGEIVVVEREAAVIGWNREGPLKDVHDDALSDERVTVVEADLVKWLRRTEERFDALCLDIDNGPEWTVTDGNAKLYRSDGLDMLAARLRPGGVLAVWSAESAPSFARRLRARFSEVRELKIPVPQGEPDVLWFARA; encoded by the coding sequence ATGACCGACGTGCTCGACACAGTGGCGGGGAAGAGCGGCGAATTGGTGCTTCGCCGGGCCGGGAACGATTTCGAGGTCATCGCCAACGGCGTCTTCCTGATGGACACCCGGAACGGGGAATCCGAACGGCTGCTCGTCTCGGTGGCGGCCGATCTGGTGCCGGGCAAGGCGCGCATGCTAATCGGCGGCCTCGGCGTCGGCTATTCGCTGCGCGCCGCGCTGGATCACCCCGGCGTCGGCGAGATCGTGGTCGTCGAGCGCGAAGCCGCGGTGATCGGCTGGAACCGCGAGGGCCCGCTCAAGGACGTCCACGACGACGCCCTTTCCGACGAGCGGGTCACCGTCGTCGAGGCCGATCTGGTGAAGTGGTTGCGCCGGACGGAGGAGCGGTTCGACGCGCTGTGCCTGGACATCGACAACGGTCCTGAGTGGACGGTCACCGACGGCAACGCGAAGCTGTACCGGAGCGACGGGCTCGACATGCTCGCCGCGCGGCTGCGGCCCGGCGGCGTGCTCGCGGTGTGGAGCGCCGAGTCGGCGCCGTCGTTCGCGAGGCGGCTGCGAGCGCGGTTCAGTGAAGTGCGGGAGCTGAAGATCCCGGTGCCGCAAGGCGAACCGGACGTCCTGTGGTTCGCGCGGGCGTAG
- a CDS encoding ArsR/SmtB family transcription factor, whose product MAATTTPQYVYPGQDEIRIEAVLSALADPVRLDMVRQLAEPGTEISCSGFDVAVTKSTLTHHLRTLREAGIIMGRQQGTARYNSLRHNDLDELFPGLLQGVLAARR is encoded by the coding sequence ATGGCCGCGACCACGACCCCGCAGTACGTCTACCCCGGGCAGGACGAGATCCGGATCGAGGCGGTCCTCTCCGCACTCGCCGACCCGGTGCGGCTCGACATGGTCCGCCAGCTGGCCGAACCCGGCACCGAGATCTCGTGCAGCGGTTTCGACGTCGCCGTGACCAAGTCCACACTCACCCATCACCTGCGCACCCTGCGCGAAGCGGGCATCATCATGGGCCGCCAGCAGGGCACCGCGCGCTACAACTCCTTGCGCCACAACGATCTCGACGAGCTCTTCCCCGGCCTCCTCCAGGGAGTGCTCGCCGCCCGCCGCTGA
- a CDS encoding GNAT family N-acetyltransferase: MEITTWHLEQTSPDDLSAAKPPAVPVTVTRAELVSPELNRYLYSAVGGDWFWIDRLGWTWSQWIEWLDRPGVETWVAYAQGTPCGYFELDGSGDGDVELAYFGLMSSFVGKGIGGHLLTVALREAWALAERWPGKTPTRRVTVHTCTTDGPAALKNYQARGFRLFRTETEQAELPAETPGPWPGAAKK, encoded by the coding sequence ATGGAGATCACGACCTGGCACCTCGAACAGACCTCGCCGGACGACCTGAGCGCGGCGAAACCGCCCGCCGTCCCGGTGACGGTCACCCGCGCCGAGCTGGTCAGCCCCGAGCTGAACCGCTACCTCTACTCCGCCGTCGGCGGCGACTGGTTCTGGATCGACAGGCTCGGCTGGACGTGGTCGCAGTGGATCGAGTGGCTGGACAGGCCGGGCGTCGAGACCTGGGTCGCGTATGCGCAGGGAACGCCGTGCGGTTACTTCGAACTCGACGGCAGCGGCGACGGTGACGTCGAACTGGCGTACTTCGGCCTGATGTCGTCCTTCGTCGGGAAGGGCATCGGAGGGCACCTGCTCACCGTCGCGCTCCGGGAGGCATGGGCGCTCGCGGAGCGCTGGCCAGGCAAGACGCCGACGCGTCGCGTGACCGTCCACACCTGCACCACCGACGGCCCCGCCGCGCTCAAGAACTACCAGGCTCGCGGCTTCCGGCTGTTCCGCACCGAAACCGAGCAGGCCGAACTGCCTGCGGAGACGCCGGGGCCGTGGCCGGGAGCCGCGAAGAAGTAG
- a CDS encoding DUF1918 domain-containing protein, with product MQATVGDEIHVHGRTVGSVGQRGEILEVRGEHGGPPYLVRFTDGHEGLVFPGPDCVVQSRGD from the coding sequence ATGCAGGCGACCGTCGGAGACGAGATCCACGTGCACGGGCGCACGGTGGGATCCGTTGGACAGCGCGGCGAAATCCTCGAAGTACGCGGCGAACACGGTGGCCCGCCGTATCTCGTCCGGTTCACCGACGGGCACGAAGGACTGGTCTTCCCCGGTCCTGATTGCGTGGTCCAGTCCCGCGGCGATTAG
- a CDS encoding TrmH family RNA methyltransferase, whose translation MSPSIRVRTPSELRAARRRKTHSCWGHLVAAPLWPLHGANLGTLLRTCDAVGACLAVPRFPWVPEALRRGNTLRRPACVHWVHDPPGWLTRERAAGTAIVGVELADEAVRLADLPSARGRTIVVLGHEQQGIPPEALDLLDTVVEIPMVGIGASLNVAVAGSLVLYKMAGLL comes from the coding sequence GTGAGCCCGTCGATCCGGGTCCGCACACCGTCGGAACTGCGTGCGGCCAGAAGAAGGAAAACCCACTCCTGCTGGGGACATCTCGTCGCGGCACCGCTGTGGCCGCTGCACGGCGCGAATCTCGGCACCCTTTTGCGAACCTGTGACGCGGTGGGCGCCTGCCTCGCCGTGCCGAGGTTTCCGTGGGTGCCGGAGGCACTGCGCCGCGGGAACACGTTGCGGCGCCCGGCTTGTGTGCACTGGGTCCACGACCCGCCGGGCTGGCTGACGCGGGAGCGGGCGGCGGGCACGGCGATCGTCGGTGTCGAACTGGCCGACGAAGCCGTGCGCCTCGCCGATCTCCCGTCCGCACGGGGCCGGACGATCGTCGTGCTGGGCCACGAGCAACAGGGCATTCCGCCGGAAGCGCTCGATCTGCTCGACACCGTCGTCGAAATCCCGATGGTGGGCATCGGGGCGAGCCTCAACGTCGCCGTCGCGGGCAGTCTCGTGTTGTACAAAATGGCGGGCCTGCTGTGA
- a CDS encoding MFS transporter: protein MTFAPPRTAVLALGTFAVGTSGYVVAGLLPALTGELGVSETAAAQLVTAFAIAYAVGSPLFAAVTGRWERRTLLVAALVVTAIGNALAALAPGYVTLLLARVVTAIGAAVFTPAASAVAAELTSPERRGRAVALVFGGLTIATILGVPLGSVLSQSVGYQAVFGLVAAFSLLGAFAVRMVLPAVPAPPPVRLAERFTVAKDPRVLAMLGATVLGCLAAFSVYTFISPVLSATAGVHGTTVSLLLFVYGAGGALGNVLGGRATDRWGARGPLLVVFAGITVVLALLPLVATSIAGAAVVLFLWGLATWSINPPIQHRLIELSSQNAGLVLSLNASAIYLGVGLSGLVGGAVLSGGGPLLLPEIAAVLTAIAALVVVAGWRSRVRQPALAE from the coding sequence ATGACTTTCGCACCACCCAGGACCGCGGTGCTGGCGCTCGGCACCTTCGCGGTCGGCACCAGTGGCTACGTCGTCGCCGGGCTGCTGCCCGCGCTGACCGGTGAGCTCGGGGTCTCCGAGACCGCCGCCGCACAGCTGGTCACCGCCTTCGCCATCGCGTACGCCGTCGGCTCACCGCTGTTCGCCGCGGTCACGGGCCGCTGGGAACGGCGGACGCTCCTGGTCGCCGCCCTCGTCGTCACCGCCATCGGCAACGCCCTCGCCGCCCTCGCGCCCGGCTACGTGACCCTGCTCCTCGCGCGGGTCGTCACCGCCATCGGCGCGGCGGTCTTCACCCCGGCCGCGAGCGCCGTCGCCGCCGAACTCACCTCGCCGGAACGCCGGGGCCGCGCGGTCGCGCTCGTCTTCGGCGGCCTGACCATCGCGACGATCCTGGGCGTCCCGCTCGGCAGCGTGCTTTCGCAGAGCGTCGGCTACCAGGCCGTCTTCGGGCTCGTCGCGGCCTTCTCGCTTCTCGGCGCCTTCGCGGTCCGGATGGTCTTGCCCGCCGTCCCGGCGCCGCCTCCGGTTCGCCTGGCCGAACGGTTCACCGTCGCCAAGGACCCGCGCGTCCTCGCCATGCTCGGCGCGACCGTGCTCGGCTGCCTCGCCGCGTTCTCCGTCTACACCTTCATCTCGCCGGTCCTGTCCGCCACGGCGGGCGTCCACGGCACGACGGTCAGCCTGCTGCTGTTCGTCTACGGCGCCGGCGGCGCGCTCGGCAACGTCCTCGGCGGCCGCGCGACCGACCGCTGGGGCGCCAGGGGCCCGCTGCTGGTCGTGTTTGCCGGGATCACCGTGGTCCTCGCGCTGTTGCCGCTGGTGGCGACCAGCATCGCGGGCGCGGCCGTCGTGCTGTTCCTCTGGGGACTGGCCACCTGGTCGATCAACCCGCCGATCCAGCACCGCCTGATCGAACTCTCCAGCCAGAACGCCGGTCTCGTCCTCTCCCTCAACGCGTCCGCCATCTATCTCGGCGTCGGCCTCTCCGGCCTGGTCGGGGGAGCGGTGCTCAGCGGCGGCGGACCGCTCCTGCTGCCCGAGATCGCGGCGGTACTGACCGCGATCGCCGCTCTCGTGGTCGTGGCGGGCTGGCGAAGCCGCGTGAGGCAGCCCGCTTTGGCCGAGTGA